In Maridesulfovibrio sp., a single genomic region encodes these proteins:
- a CDS encoding DUF362 domain-containing protein gives MSKVYFWNLRTSSKSPHALRMKKLLKQSGLNAIVDPGNLVALKIHFGESGNTGYLNALILRPIVEFLKKAGAKPFFTDTSTLYVGDRGESVSHGLLAARHGYDPNVIGAPVLFADGLRGEYQVTVPYKGNYISEAYVGGMFMEADMLVTLNHVKGHGLAGYGGAIKNVGMGCASKKGKMHVHASTGPKFAPENCVGCGVCVSECAAGALDLDDDGIVKMSGKCTGCGRCFLSCRYKAIVIDWKRDVGEFTNRLIEYNKAILDKLKRPAMHINFLQNITPDCDCHGYSDAPICPDLGVMISSDPVAVDQASLDMINAAPPLYPSRLPEGLSQGDDKFKALAPEAPDGFGLKYAEKIGLGSRNYKLITI, from the coding sequence ATGTCAAAGGTATATTTCTGGAATTTACGTACAAGCAGTAAATCTCCCCATGCCTTGCGCATGAAGAAACTGCTTAAACAATCAGGTCTCAATGCAATTGTGGACCCGGGCAACCTTGTAGCCTTGAAAATCCATTTTGGGGAAAGTGGCAACACAGGCTACCTGAATGCTCTCATCCTGCGGCCTATTGTGGAATTTCTCAAAAAAGCCGGGGCCAAACCATTTTTTACGGACACAAGCACGCTTTACGTCGGTGACCGGGGAGAATCGGTTTCGCACGGTCTGCTGGCCGCAAGACACGGGTATGATCCCAATGTAATCGGCGCTCCGGTGCTTTTTGCAGACGGATTGCGCGGAGAATATCAGGTAACCGTCCCGTACAAGGGAAACTACATCTCCGAAGCATATGTCGGCGGAATGTTCATGGAAGCGGATATGCTGGTCACCCTGAACCATGTCAAAGGTCACGGATTGGCCGGGTACGGCGGTGCAATCAAGAACGTGGGCATGGGCTGTGCCTCCAAGAAGGGCAAAATGCATGTCCATGCGTCCACCGGGCCCAAATTCGCGCCGGAAAACTGTGTCGGGTGCGGGGTCTGCGTAAGTGAATGCGCGGCCGGAGCACTGGACCTTGATGACGATGGAATTGTCAAAATGAGCGGGAAATGCACCGGCTGCGGGCGTTGTTTCCTTTCCTGCCGGTACAAGGCCATTGTTATAGACTGGAAGCGTGATGTCGGTGAATTCACAAATCGGCTCATCGAATACAACAAGGCGATTCTTGATAAATTGAAACGCCCGGCCATGCATATCAATTTTCTGCAGAACATCACCCCGGACTGTGACTGCCACGGGTACAGCGATGCCCCCATCTGTCCTGATTTAGGGGTCATGATCTCTTCTGACCCGGTTGCCGTGGATCAGGCATCGCTTGATATGATCAACGCCGCGCCTCCGCTGTACCCCAGCCGCCTTCCGGAAGGGCTCAGTCAGGGAGACGACAAGTTCAAGGCCCTGGCTCCGGAAGCTCCTGACGGGTTCGGCCTGAAATACGCTGAAAAAATCGGGCTGGGATCGCGTAATTACAAGCTGATAACCATTTAG
- a CDS encoding 4Fe-4S dicluster domain-containing protein, with translation MGHIIGKDIYRRLGEKIDNTTVRMPWSESLHEMLRTLYSPAEAELIIRMPYRPSSLERIAGITGMEAKILLPMLESMCLKGLVCDLWEEDHYTYMISPFVIGFFEFTMMRTKGDLDSRKWAELFHAYMFGDKSFLKSNFGNGEQISVMRTLPYEETVRGDFVEVLDYEKAAALVDAQEMFAVGLCSCRHEKSHLGERKCTVDMETCTSMGDSAAFLIRNGFAREISRSEMNEIMARSKENGFTLTTDNVKNDAGFMCHCCGCCCNLMNGIKYSGYPGVLVSSSFIASVDAEACNGCGLCAKACPIDAISIIEIEPEVPGGRKKRRAEVDTCICLGCGVCALKCPTGAMGLDKRAQRVIHPEDSFERVILQALERGTLQNLVFDNPNSRSEGFMRAVLGGFLKLSPVKRGLMSDTLRSRFLGVLKKSSS, from the coding sequence ATGGGACACATAATAGGAAAAGATATATACCGTCGGCTGGGGGAAAAAATAGACAATACCACGGTACGCATGCCGTGGTCCGAATCCCTGCACGAAATGCTGAGGACACTCTACTCCCCGGCCGAGGCGGAACTCATAATCCGTATGCCTTATCGGCCCTCATCCCTTGAGCGCATTGCCGGAATTACAGGCATGGAGGCTAAAATCCTGCTGCCCATGCTGGAATCAATGTGCCTGAAAGGATTGGTCTGTGATCTGTGGGAAGAGGATCACTACACATATATGATCAGCCCGTTTGTAATCGGATTTTTCGAATTTACAATGATGCGGACCAAAGGTGATCTTGATTCCCGAAAATGGGCGGAACTTTTTCACGCCTACATGTTCGGGGACAAGTCCTTTCTGAAAAGCAACTTCGGAAACGGTGAGCAGATTTCCGTCATGCGCACCCTTCCTTACGAGGAAACTGTGCGCGGAGATTTTGTGGAAGTGCTCGACTACGAGAAAGCTGCCGCACTTGTTGATGCACAGGAGATGTTCGCTGTCGGCCTGTGTTCCTGCCGTCATGAAAAGAGCCATCTGGGCGAGAGAAAATGCACGGTGGATATGGAAACCTGCACCTCCATGGGAGACTCCGCCGCATTTCTGATCAGAAACGGATTCGCCCGTGAAATATCCCGGTCCGAGATGAATGAGATTATGGCCCGCTCAAAGGAAAACGGGTTCACCCTGACCACCGACAATGTCAAAAACGATGCCGGATTCATGTGCCATTGCTGTGGCTGCTGCTGCAACCTGATGAACGGAATAAAATATTCCGGCTATCCGGGGGTACTGGTTTCGTCCTCCTTTATTGCATCTGTTGATGCTGAAGCGTGCAACGGCTGCGGCCTTTGTGCAAAAGCCTGTCCCATTGACGCGATTTCCATAATCGAGATTGAACCGGAGGTTCCGGGAGGCAGAAAAAAACGGCGCGCTGAAGTGGATACCTGCATCTGCCTGGGATGCGGAGTCTGCGCCCTGAAATGCCCGACCGGTGCAATGGGCCTTGATAAACGAGCCCAGAGAGTCATTCATCCTGAAGACAGCTTTGAGAGAGTTATTCTGCAGGCACTTGAAAGAGGGACCCTCCAAAATCTTGTTTTCGATAATCCGAACAGCCGCAGCGAGGGCTTTATGCGTGCTGTGCTGGGCGGATTTCTCAAGCTGTCTCCGGTAAAAAGAGGACTGATGAGTGACACACTGCGTTCGCGTTTTCTGGGAGTTTTAAAAAAATCCTCTTCATGA
- a CDS encoding HD domain-containing phosphohydrolase, with product MKILAVEDDIIARKRLVKLLESWGHEVLEAGDGRDGFEKFSSEKEPVDIVITDWMMPEINGYELVGMIKNKDTGKPFVYVIFLTGKDSKDDLAMALERAGADDYLTKPFDVHELQARISVGSRMVALEREMTAHSDQLERIVAEQTRIIRHGREELILRLMSSLKYKDGETGNHVRRIGAYCELIAKGLGWNKRRVENCRVASSIHDLGKIGIPDAILKKPGLLTSDEFEVIKTHPQIGSDILEGTEYALIETARIISLHHHEKWDGSGYPQGLSGEDISEEGRVTAIADVFDALSSKRVYRPALPFSRVMEIMDAGRGTHFDPRIYDVFKQHIESVLEISRKYMD from the coding sequence ATGAAAATACTTGCCGTTGAAGACGACATTATAGCCAGAAAAAGGTTGGTTAAGCTTCTTGAGTCCTGGGGACACGAGGTACTTGAAGCCGGGGACGGCCGTGATGGTTTTGAAAAATTCTCCTCAGAGAAAGAGCCCGTCGACATAGTAATCACAGACTGGATGATGCCCGAAATCAACGGGTACGAACTTGTCGGTATGATTAAAAACAAGGATACGGGCAAGCCGTTCGTGTATGTTATTTTTCTTACCGGGAAGGACTCCAAGGACGATCTTGCAATGGCGCTGGAGCGGGCTGGAGCAGATGACTACCTGACCAAGCCGTTCGATGTACACGAACTTCAGGCCAGAATATCGGTCGGTTCACGGATGGTTGCTCTGGAACGGGAGATGACAGCACACTCCGATCAACTGGAACGAATTGTTGCCGAACAGACCAGAATAATTCGTCATGGCCGTGAAGAACTTATCCTGCGGCTGATGTCCTCTCTCAAATACAAGGATGGAGAAACAGGGAACCATGTACGTCGCATCGGCGCTTATTGTGAACTGATTGCCAAAGGGCTCGGATGGAACAAAAGACGGGTGGAAAACTGCCGGGTGGCCTCATCCATACACGATCTGGGTAAAATAGGCATACCGGATGCAATTTTGAAAAAGCCCGGCCTGCTTACTTCCGATGAATTCGAAGTTATCAAAACACATCCGCAGATAGGGTCAGATATTCTGGAAGGGACGGAATACGCCCTTATTGAAACAGCGCGTATAATAAGCCTCCACCATCACGAAAAATGGGACGGAAGCGGTTACCCGCAGGGTCTGAGCGGGGAGGATATTTCCGAGGAAGGCAGAGTCACGGCAATTGCGGATGTCTTTGATGCGCTCAGCAGCAAACGGGTATACCGCCCGGCACTCCCCTTCAGCAGGGTAATGGAGATAATGGATGCGGGCAGGGGTACTCATTTTGATCCCCGCATATATGATGTGTTCAAACAGCATATAGAATCGGTACTTGAAATCAGCAGAAAATATATGGACTGA
- a CDS encoding FIST N-terminal domain-containing protein encodes METVQTVWSRGDGWKRSPGELGFDAAGLVLVFGSGSALREKTLFAEIAAAFPGAVLAGCSTAGEICGERVHDESLAVTAVRFDHTEIKTVYGCFAEKKDVAELAGQLAGQMVGPGLVHVLVFSDGLEVNGTELAQGITSALPEGVSVSGGLAGDGSNFENTYVLCGTEPLRNAVCLVGFYSDRLEVGCGSMGGWDPFGPKRLVTSSDGNILYELDHKSALELYKTYLGDFADGLPASGLLFPLSMSVDGNEHSELVRTILGIDDLAKSMTFAGDIPEGSIVRFMKANKDRLIDGAQHAAEMSTSAVGGPADLALCVSCVGRKLVLGQRVEEEVEAVLSVLGAQAAATGYYSYGELSPIGGSGKCSLHNQTMTITVFREK; translated from the coding sequence ATGGAGACGGTACAGACGGTATGGAGCAGGGGAGATGGCTGGAAACGCTCTCCGGGAGAACTTGGTTTTGATGCAGCCGGGCTGGTTCTTGTGTTCGGATCAGGCAGTGCGTTGCGTGAAAAAACTCTTTTTGCCGAGATTGCTGCGGCTTTTCCTGGAGCAGTTTTGGCCGGATGCTCTACAGCCGGGGAAATATGCGGTGAAAGAGTCCATGACGAATCACTCGCAGTTACTGCCGTCCGTTTCGACCATACTGAAATAAAAACTGTTTACGGATGTTTTGCCGAAAAGAAGGATGTTGCCGAATTAGCCGGGCAACTGGCCGGACAGATGGTAGGGCCGGGACTGGTCCATGTTCTTGTTTTTTCAGACGGACTTGAAGTTAACGGAACGGAACTCGCGCAGGGAATAACATCCGCCCTTCCAGAAGGAGTATCGGTCAGCGGAGGGCTGGCCGGAGATGGGTCGAACTTTGAAAATACCTACGTGCTGTGCGGAACTGAACCGTTACGAAATGCAGTATGCCTTGTAGGGTTCTATTCGGACAGACTGGAAGTCGGCTGCGGTTCAATGGGAGGATGGGACCCGTTCGGGCCCAAAAGGCTGGTAACCAGCTCGGACGGCAATATTCTCTATGAACTGGACCATAAATCCGCTTTAGAACTCTATAAAACATATCTGGGAGATTTTGCCGACGGTCTGCCTGCTTCTGGTTTGCTTTTTCCTTTGAGCATGAGTGTGGACGGAAATGAACACAGCGAGCTTGTCCGCACTATTCTAGGCATTGATGATCTCGCAAAATCAATGACATTTGCGGGGGATATTCCAGAAGGTTCAATCGTCAGATTCATGAAAGCCAATAAGGACCGGCTGATAGACGGAGCCCAGCATGCTGCCGAAATGAGTACTTCCGCAGTCGGAGGACCGGCGGATCTCGCCCTCTGCGTAAGCTGTGTGGGACGCAAGCTGGTACTTGGCCAGCGGGTGGAAGAAGAAGTGGAAGCCGTGCTTTCGGTTCTTGGTGCTCAGGCCGCAGCAACCGGATACTATTCCTACGGAGAACTTTCACCCATAGGCGGCAGTGGAAAATGTTCGCTGCACAACCAGACCATGACCATAACGGTTTTCAGGGAAAAATAG
- a CDS encoding response regulator yields MKDLHTLLKRQLKRHLNVSAEDIDGPLLKFVQSVNDAYRESDMDRKMLERSLELSSAELMEANGRLSMLLEELEERVEKRTSELKESRLALRSSEERLRILYETAPIGIFQSLPSGSYLYANKQLARMYGYESPENLISSVTSIADTIYEDPGERAWVQAQLGEQGSLVGYETRRRRKDGSVFWVSLSMQACFDPDTRTITHYDGFVIDISIRKEAEKQLKQALEDAEDANRAKSIFLANMSHEIRTPLNGILGLAEVMLGTKLTASQERFMRQLKSSSHSLLNVLNDILDFSKIEANKLVIDMGPVHIRELVADSLRTLYIQARDKGLELMLQISDNVPETVEGDGDRLRQILLNIVSNAVKFTEFGEILVEVDFVKNDPEGGELTCSISDTGPGIPKEKLNSVFNAFEQIDCSLTRSRGGTGLGLTISSQLVSLMGGRMDCSSIPGRGSTFRFTLPLRVVKEMSRNLVITAGNELVGMHMLVVDCNSTNRSIVRRMLESWGAVVDEAESVSSAYDKVKQAVHRKEPYRIVVGDNKLDADGQGFLKELADNPATSSAIVIMLGGAEEGAAEICADSVLYKPVTASDLLSAIMKALRKESGLREDAGRQRVNVLATDVPLRILLVEDTPLNLQVAEHMIEGWGHTVIVATDGHEGFEKFISEDFDLVLMDVQMPVMDGLEATGHIRAYEQKNGLFPTPILAMTAHALKGDADVCVQAGMNDYIAKPIRWKELFAKIEEYGGKSRHKKQDRPTVRLAHAAQEENTAATDSLPGLDELVTRFNDDSEFLFQMIDILEDELSPRIERIRAAIEEMDFNKLEMEAHALKSMLGNFGKTGAYYSAHRLEHAGHDRSSSDTDQEFDKLGREIDVFMDHMRKLRG; encoded by the coding sequence ATGAAAGATCTGCACACTCTTTTGAAGCGCCAACTGAAACGGCACCTGAATGTCAGTGCCGAGGATATTGACGGGCCGCTTCTCAAGTTTGTGCAGTCTGTAAACGACGCCTACCGCGAATCGGACATGGACCGTAAAATGCTGGAGCGTTCGCTGGAACTGAGTTCCGCGGAGCTGATGGAAGCAAACGGCAGGCTCTCCATGCTGCTTGAAGAGTTGGAGGAAAGGGTTGAAAAACGCACCTCCGAGTTAAAGGAGTCTCGGCTTGCGCTGAGGAGCAGCGAGGAAAGGTTGAGAATCCTCTACGAAACAGCTCCCATAGGCATTTTCCAATCCTTGCCGAGTGGAAGCTATCTGTATGCCAACAAACAGCTTGCCCGCATGTACGGGTATGAAAGTCCTGAAAACCTGATCAGCAGTGTTACATCCATTGCCGATACCATATATGAAGATCCCGGAGAGAGGGCATGGGTCCAGGCCCAGTTGGGAGAGCAGGGAAGTCTGGTAGGTTATGAAACCCGCAGGCGCAGGAAAGACGGTTCGGTATTCTGGGTATCCCTGAGCATGCAGGCCTGCTTTGATCCGGATACACGCACGATCACCCATTACGACGGGTTTGTTATCGATATTTCCATACGCAAGGAGGCGGAGAAACAACTCAAGCAGGCTCTGGAGGACGCGGAAGATGCGAACAGGGCCAAATCCATATTTCTGGCCAATATGAGCCATGAAATCCGTACCCCGCTGAATGGGATTCTGGGGCTTGCCGAAGTGATGCTCGGGACAAAACTGACAGCCAGTCAGGAACGTTTCATGCGTCAACTGAAAAGCTCCTCGCATTCACTGCTCAACGTCCTTAACGACATTCTTGATTTTTCCAAAATAGAAGCCAACAAACTGGTCATAGACATGGGTCCGGTCCATATCCGGGAATTGGTGGCAGACAGTCTGCGGACGCTTTACATACAGGCCCGGGACAAGGGTCTGGAACTGATGCTGCAGATTTCTGACAATGTGCCTGAAACAGTTGAGGGAGATGGCGACAGGCTTCGCCAGATCCTTTTGAACATCGTTTCAAACGCAGTTAAATTCACTGAATTCGGGGAAATTCTGGTTGAGGTCGATTTTGTCAAAAACGATCCGGAAGGAGGTGAACTCACCTGTTCCATCAGCGATACCGGTCCGGGTATTCCTAAAGAAAAGCTGAACTCCGTATTTAACGCATTTGAACAGATAGACTGTTCCCTGACCCGGTCCAGAGGGGGAACGGGGCTGGGGTTGACCATCAGCAGCCAGCTTGTCTCCCTCATGGGCGGCCGGATGGACTGTTCAAGTATTCCCGGACGTGGAAGCACCTTTCGTTTCACACTTCCCCTGCGGGTTGTGAAGGAGATGTCACGCAATCTGGTCATAACGGCCGGAAATGAATTGGTCGGCATGCACATGCTGGTGGTTGACTGCAATTCCACCAACCGGTCGATCGTGCGCAGAATGCTTGAAAGCTGGGGCGCGGTTGTTGATGAGGCAGAATCCGTCTCCTCTGCTTATGATAAGGTAAAGCAGGCCGTACACCGCAAAGAGCCATACCGGATTGTTGTGGGCGACAATAAACTGGATGCAGATGGACAGGGATTCCTGAAAGAGCTTGCAGACAATCCGGCCACATCCAGTGCGATAGTGATCATGCTCGGAGGGGCGGAAGAAGGTGCAGCGGAAATCTGTGCAGACTCCGTCCTGTACAAACCGGTTACAGCGTCCGACCTGCTTTCCGCGATTATGAAAGCCCTGCGTAAGGAATCCGGGCTGCGGGAAGATGCCGGAAGGCAGAGAGTAAATGTACTTGCCACAGACGTTCCGCTGAGGATTCTGCTGGTTGAGGACACCCCCTTGAACCTGCAGGTGGCCGAACATATGATTGAAGGATGGGGACATACGGTAATAGTAGCAACTGACGGGCATGAAGGGTTTGAAAAATTCATTTCCGAAGATTTTGACCTGGTACTCATGGACGTGCAGATGCCGGTCATGGACGGACTTGAAGCCACCGGACACATCAGGGCTTATGAGCAAAAGAACGGCCTTTTCCCCACACCGATTCTGGCCATGACTGCCCATGCTTTGAAAGGTGACGCCGATGTCTGCGTGCAGGCAGGCATGAATGACTATATTGCCAAGCCCATCAGATGGAAGGAACTTTTCGCCAAAATAGAGGAATATGGAGGAAAATCCCGACATAAGAAGCAGGACCGGCCCACAGTGCGACTTGCACATGCAGCCCAGGAGGAGAATACAGCTGCAACAGACTCACTGCCGGGCCTGGATGAACTTGTGACCAGATTCAACGACGACAGCGAATTCCTGTTTCAGATGATCGATATACTGGAAGATGAACTATCTCCCCGGATTGAACGGATACGCGCGGCTATTGAAGAAATGGATTTCAATAAGTTGGAAATGGAAGCGCATGCCTTGAAAAGCATGCTCGGTAATTTCGGCAAGACAGGGGCCTATTACTCAGCGCATCGGCTTGAACATGCCGGGCATGACCGATCATCATCGGACACAGACCAGGAGTTCGATAAGCTGGGCAGGGAAATTGATGTATTCATGGACCACATGAGAAAGTTGAGAGGTTGA
- a CDS encoding GAF domain-containing protein, whose translation MGATRLYKAIFEITRAVNSSLEPKKVLNSIAEKVATEMELKGCFIRLLDRTGETLLADASYGLSERYEQKGPVEVSKSRLDQEVLEGKIVTIPDVRNDDRFQYPEEAAKEGLVSLVVLPLTARGKKVIGVLRVYSSELREFSEDELDFLKCVADLSGLALENARMFSALKRASELANEYIYRVDD comes from the coding sequence ATGGGTGCAACCAGACTCTACAAGGCGATTTTTGAAATTACCAGAGCGGTCAACTCCAGCCTGGAACCGAAAAAGGTTCTCAACAGTATTGCCGAAAAAGTGGCAACTGAAATGGAGCTCAAAGGCTGCTTTATCAGACTCCTCGACCGCACAGGGGAAACCCTGCTTGCGGATGCTTCCTACGGTCTGAGCGAACGCTACGAACAGAAAGGCCCCGTTGAGGTTTCCAAAAGCCGTCTGGACCAGGAAGTTCTGGAAGGAAAAATCGTAACCATCCCTGATGTACGCAACGATGATCGTTTCCAGTATCCTGAAGAAGCCGCCAAGGAAGGCCTCGTTTCCCTTGTTGTGCTTCCCCTTACCGCACGCGGCAAAAAGGTCATCGGCGTCCTGCGCGTCTATTCTTCCGAGCTGCGCGAATTCTCCGAAGATGAACTGGACTTTCTCAAGTGCGTTGCCGACCTTTCAGGTCTCGCCCTCGAAAACGCACGCATGTTTTCCGCACTTAAACGCGCGAGTGAACTGGCAAACGAATACATTTACCGGGTAGACGATTAG
- the gap gene encoding type I glyceraldehyde-3-phosphate dehydrogenase: protein MSKVKVGINGFGRIGRQALKTIWERHRDTVEVVAINDLFDIGTNAALCARDTNYGKFAADLRVEGDMMYVGDDFTIKNFAERDPKRIPWGECGVDVVIESTGIFRTGPTAAQHLEGGAKKVVISAPAKEEDITVVMGVNHTDYDPAKHTVISNASCTTNCLAPVVKVMHEKFGIEKGVMTTVHSYTNDQRILDQPHKDLRRARAAACNMIPTSTGAAKAVALVIPEMAGRFEGYSVRVPTPTVSLVDFVAVLKKDTDTEELKAVLKAAAEGELKGIMGYSEAPLVSSDFIGDPHSGIVEADFTVVQGGNLAKVYAWYDNEWGYSCRLADLIDYMGKCGL, encoded by the coding sequence ATGAGTAAAGTAAAAGTAGGTATCAACGGTTTCGGCCGCATCGGCCGCCAGGCTCTCAAGACCATATGGGAAAGACACCGCGACACCGTGGAAGTTGTTGCCATCAACGATCTTTTCGACATCGGAACCAACGCCGCCCTCTGCGCAAGAGATACCAACTACGGTAAATTCGCTGCGGACCTCAGGGTTGAAGGCGATATGATGTACGTGGGAGACGACTTCACCATCAAGAACTTTGCAGAACGTGATCCCAAACGCATCCCCTGGGGCGAATGCGGAGTGGATGTTGTTATCGAATCAACCGGTATCTTCCGCACCGGCCCTACTGCCGCGCAGCATCTTGAAGGCGGAGCCAAAAAGGTTGTCATTTCCGCACCGGCCAAGGAAGAAGACATCACCGTTGTAATGGGCGTAAACCACACCGATTACGATCCCGCAAAACACACGGTTATTTCCAACGCATCCTGCACCACCAACTGCCTTGCTCCGGTCGTAAAGGTCATGCATGAAAAATTCGGCATTGAAAAAGGGGTTATGACCACAGTTCACTCCTACACCAATGACCAGCGCATTCTCGACCAGCCGCACAAGGACCTGCGCCGTGCACGTGCTGCAGCATGCAACATGATTCCTACCTCCACCGGTGCCGCCAAGGCTGTTGCCCTGGTTATTCCCGAAATGGCCGGACGCTTCGAAGGATACTCCGTACGTGTTCCTACACCGACCGTATCCCTGGTCGACTTCGTGGCCGTGCTCAAAAAAGACACCGACACGGAAGAACTCAAAGCCGTGCTCAAGGCTGCCGCCGAGGGTGAACTCAAGGGAATTATGGGCTATTCGGAAGCTCCCCTTGTTTCAAGCGATTTCATCGGCGACCCCCACTCCGGCATCGTTGAAGCGGATTTCACTGTTGTACAGGGCGGTAACCTCGCAAAAGTATATGCCTGGTATGACAACGAATGGGGCTACTCCTGCCGTCTTGCCGACCTGATTGATTACATGGGCAAGTGCGGATTGTAG
- a CDS encoding carbonic anhydrase: MKNLILFLIVSAIIGLGVPTASAENATAADRNADRSLMLLKEGNLRFAKGTSVYPNQTSHQRKLLAIKGQQPFASIICSSDSRVEPVLVFDRGLGDLFVIRSAGNVAGSDTLASVEYSMLALETPLLVVMGQTKSTIIKAAVEKMAIKGHMMQLMGKLEPAIRMTGILYPSLKGDEFVDRVSETNVRQVMRDILGQCPAVLEKVRSGQARVIGAVYDTDSGTVRWLGP; this comes from the coding sequence ATGAAGAATCTGATACTGTTCCTGATTGTCTCGGCTATTATAGGACTTGGAGTACCGACGGCATCCGCCGAAAATGCCACCGCAGCGGACAGGAACGCGGACCGTTCCCTGATGCTGCTCAAGGAAGGCAACCTGCGTTTCGCCAAGGGTACAAGCGTTTATCCGAATCAGACCTCCCACCAGCGCAAGCTGCTGGCCATCAAGGGGCAGCAGCCTTTTGCCTCGATCATATGCAGTTCCGATTCCAGAGTGGAGCCCGTACTTGTTTTCGACCGCGGGCTTGGGGATTTGTTCGTTATCCGCTCCGCCGGAAATGTGGCAGGCAGCGACACGCTGGCCTCGGTCGAGTATTCCATGCTCGCACTTGAAACACCGCTTCTGGTCGTCATGGGGCAGACAAAAAGCACTATCATCAAGGCTGCTGTAGAGAAAATGGCAATCAAAGGCCACATGATGCAGTTGATGGGCAAGCTGGAACCGGCGATCAGGATGACCGGGATTCTTTATCCGTCGCTTAAGGGGGATGAATTCGTAGACAGGGTTTCCGAAACAAACGTGCGGCAGGTGATGCGTGATATTCTCGGGCAGTGCCCGGCCGTGCTGGAAAAGGTCCGCTCCGGGCAGGCCCGGGTCATAGGCGCCGTCTATGATACGGACAGCGGAACAGTCCGCTGGCTGGGTCCTTAA